In a genomic window of Candidatus Omnitrophota bacterium:
- the trxA gene encoding thioredoxin, which yields MSTLHFTDANFKKEVLESDLPVLVDFWAAWCGPCKMVAPFIDALAKEYSGKMKIGKLDVDSNSKVVTQYGVMSIPTIIFFKNGKVMSQLVGAVSKLDLKHKIEENL from the coding sequence ATGAGTACGTTACATTTTACGGACGCCAATTTCAAGAAAGAGGTACTGGAGTCGGATCTGCCGGTTTTAGTTGATTTTTGGGCTGCTTGGTGCGGCCCGTGTAAGATGGTTGCTCCTTTTATCGATGCCTTGGCCAAGGAATATTCCGGAAAAATGAAAATCGGTAAACTGGATGTTGATTCCAATTCTAAAGTGGTGACTCAATACGGGGTAATGTCAATACCGACGATAATATTTTTTAAAAACGGTAAAGTTATGAGCCAGCTGGTTGGGGCGGTAAGCAAGCTTGATTTGAAGCATAAAATAGAAGAAAACCTTTAA
- a CDS encoding AAA family ATPase — protein MRKIFIAATKQNDGKTTVSLGIIRNLQQKFGKVGFIKPIGQRYLEEEGLKIDEDSILIEEVCGIKCGLKDMSPIAVEKGFTEKYIAKPDKNNISKQIQDSFRRISKNQELVVIEGTGHAGVGSVFDHSNATVAKLLGSKVIIISSGGVGRPIDEIILNKALFEKEGVKVLGVIINKVLPGKFEKINRLVRKGLERKGVDVLGVLPYDPMLARPSIEQILEETDFEVLCGEQYLERSVAKVIVAAMEPRDAERYISEDSLMITPGDRQDMINIALNCFRDSSNKRLKICGIVLTCGITPQGPIMELLAKAEIPVLLAKSDTYDVATCVHDLTVKIRPCDTEKVNAVVKLMKENVDFNKILKGI, from the coding sequence ATGCGCAAGATTTTCATTGCCGCGACCAAACAAAATGACGGCAAGACTACGGTTTCCCTGGGAATAATCAGGAACCTGCAGCAGAAATTCGGTAAGGTCGGTTTTATCAAACCTATCGGCCAAAGGTATCTTGAGGAAGAAGGGCTAAAAATTGACGAAGATTCGATCCTTATCGAGGAGGTTTGCGGGATAAAATGCGGGCTTAAAGATATGAGCCCGATTGCGGTAGAAAAAGGTTTTACCGAAAAATATATCGCCAAGCCGGATAAAAATAATATTTCCAAACAGATTCAGGATTCTTTCCGCAGGATTTCTAAAAACCAGGAGTTGGTGGTAATCGAAGGGACAGGCCATGCCGGAGTGGGTTCGGTATTTGACCACTCTAATGCGACTGTCGCCAAGCTTTTGGGTTCCAAGGTAATTATTATTTCTTCCGGTGGAGTGGGCCGGCCGATAGATGAGATAATTTTAAATAAGGCACTTTTTGAAAAAGAAGGAGTTAAAGTTTTAGGGGTAATTATAAATAAGGTCCTTCCCGGAAAATTCGAAAAGATTAACCGCCTGGTAAGAAAGGGCTTAGAGAGAAAAGGGGTGGATGTGTTGGGGGTGCTTCCTTATGACCCGATGCTGGCAAGGCCCTCGATTGAGCAGATTTTGGAAGAAACAGATTTTGAAGTTCTCTGCGGAGAGCAATATTTAGAACGCTCGGTGGCAAAGGTGATTGTCGCGGCAATGGAGCCGCGCGATGCGGAGCGCTATATCAGCGAAGATAGCCTAATGATTACTCCCGGCGACCGGCAGGACATGATTAATATTGCCCTTAATTGTTTCCGTGATTCCAGCAATAAAAGATTAAAGATTTGCGGGATAGTTTTAACTTGCGGCATTACTCCGCAAGGGCCGATTATGGAACTTTTAGCAAAAGCCGAGATTCCGGTTTTATTGGCTAAATCTGACACCTATGATGTGGCTACTTGTGTGCATGATCTAACGGTAAAGATCAGGCCATGCGATACCGAAAAAGTTAATGCGGTAGTAAAATTAATGAAAGAGAATGTGGATTTCAATAAAATTTTGAAAGGGATTTAA
- a CDS encoding phosphate acyltransferase: MDAVMRIRKLAKRKSKTIVLPEYDDDRTLEAARIIEKEKLAKPLVLTPEMVDKNELERYIEEYYKLYQSKDIDLETVKKLFSDNLYYAAMMTREGKVDGLVAGAIHTTADMARACIRCIGLEERFTIASSCFIMDVPNCQYGDNGTFIFADCGIIPDPNARQLSCIALTAAELAAKVLDLTPRVAFLSYSTKGSAKTKSAEKISQALALLRELSPKILADGEIQADAAIVPEVAKIKCPDSPINGEANVLIFPNLEAGNIGYKLVQRLSGCRAIGPLFLGLNKPASDLSRGCFVEDIVDSVAVTAIRAQ, translated from the coding sequence ATGGATGCTGTCATGAGGATTAGGAAGCTGGCGAAAAGAAAAAGCAAAACGATAGTTTTGCCGGAATATGATGATGACCGGACGCTTGAGGCCGCCCGGATTATTGAAAAGGAGAAATTGGCCAAGCCTTTGGTTTTGACTCCGGAGATGGTCGATAAGAACGAATTAGAGCGTTATATCGAGGAGTATTATAAATTATATCAGTCAAAAGATATTGATCTGGAGACGGTTAAAAAACTTTTTTCAGACAATCTTTATTACGCGGCGATGATGACCCGGGAAGGGAAGGTTGATGGTTTGGTCGCCGGAGCAATCCATACTACCGCGGATATGGCCCGCGCTTGTATCCGCTGTATCGGTTTAGAGGAAAGGTTTACCATTGCTTCAAGTTGTTTCATTATGGATGTGCCTAACTGCCAGTATGGCGATAACGGCACATTTATTTTTGCCGATTGCGGAATTATTCCTGATCCTAATGCCCGCCAGCTATCCTGCATTGCTTTAACTGCCGCGGAATTGGCGGCTAAAGTTTTGGATCTTACTCCGCGCGTAGCTTTTTTAAGTTATTCCACCAAAGGATCGGCAAAAACAAAGTCCGCCGAAAAAATCAGCCAAGCTTTGGCTTTACTCAGAGAGTTATCGCCAAAGATATTAGCTGACGGAGAAATACAGGCGGATGCGGCAATTGTTCCGGAAGTGGCCAAGATAAAATGCCCGGATAGCCCGATTAACGGAGAGGCTAACGTGCTGATTTTTCCAAACTTAGAAGCCGGTAATATCGGCTATAAGCTTGTGCAACGGCTAAGCGGATGCCGGGCAATCGGGCCTTTATTTTTAGGTTTAAATAAACCGGCAAGCGACCTGTCGCGCGGCTGTTTTGTCGAAGATATCGTGGATAGCGTGGCAGTCACGGCAATCAGGGCGCAATAA